The Streptococcus gwangjuense nucleotide sequence TGCTTTGAAGTTCATTTGGATACCTACGCGCTCACCAAGTTCGTAGACAGCTTTTGCGTAAGATTCCACCCCTTCTTCTGGAGTAGAAGCTGGAAGTCCAAGCATGCGTGCGATATCTTGGTATTTTTCATCTGCACGGTAGTAGTTGTACTTAGGCCATGTTGCTGTCTTAGCTGGACGTGTACCGTTGTAGCGGATGACGTATGGAAGCAAGATAGCATTAGTACGACCGTGGATTGTGTGGAATTGCGCACCAATCTTATGGGCCATTGAGTGAGAAATACCTAGGAAGGCATTGGCAAAGGCCATACCAGCGATTGTTGAAGCGTTATGCATTTTCTCACGTGAGTGGAAGTCTGCATTCTTAACTGAGCTTTCAAGGTTTTCGAATACAAGTTTAATTGCTTGAAGTGCAAGACCGTCAGTGTAGTCGCTAGCCATTTGTGATACGTAAGCTTCAGTCGCGTGAGTCAATACGTCCATACCAGTGTCCGCAGCAACAAATCCAGGAACTGTCAATACCAAAGCAGGGTCTACGATTGCCACGGTTGGTGTCAATGAGTAGTCAGCGATTGGGTATTTACGGTTATTTGCTTTATCAGAGATAACGGCAAATGGTGTTACTTCAGATCCTGTACCAGATGTAGTTGGAATCGCGATGAATTTAGTCTTCTTACCAAGCAATGGGAATTTGAAGGCACGTTTACGGATATCCATGAATTTTTGGACAAGGTCACGGAAGTCCACTTCTGGTTGCTCATAGAAGAGCCACATTACTTTAGCGGCATCCATTGGAGATCCACCACCGAGAGCGATGATTGTATCTGGTTTGAAGGCACGCATAATCTCAGTACCACGTTCAACTGTAGTGATATCTGGATCTGGTTCTACATCAGCAAAGATTTGGTAAACAACCTTATTGCGACGAAGGTCAAGTTGTTCGATGATACGATCAAGGAAACCAAGCTCTACCATGGCATGGTCAGTAACGATCATGACACGTTCAACGTCACGACATTTTTGAAGGTATTGAATTGAATCACGTTCAAAGTATGTTTTTGAAGGAAGTTTCATCCATTGCATGTTATTTCTCCGTCTTCCGACTTTTTTGATATTCAAGAGGTTAATGGCACTAACGTTATCCCCAACTGAGTTGCGTCCGTAAGAACCACATCCAAGTGTCAATGATGGCAAGAAGGCATTATAAACATCCCCGATGCCACCGAAAGTAGAAGGTGAGTTACAGATAACACGAATAGCTTTAACAGCTTTACCAAATTCTTTAGTTAATTCTTCGTCAGCTGTGTGGATAGCTGCTGAGTGCCCAAGACCGTTAAATTCAACCATTTGACGAGCCTTAGTAATACCATCTTCACGGCTTTCAGATTTTAAAACTGCGATAACTGGTGACAATTTTTCACGAGTCAATGGCTCGTTTTCACCAACTTCTTTACATTCTGCTGCAAGAATGTTTGTTCCTTCTGGAACTGTAAATCCTGCTTGCTCTGCAATCCAAGTTGCTGGTTTACCAACGATATCAGCGTTCAATTTTGCACCAGCACAGTTTTTGCTGTTTGCTTTCACGCCGAAGCAGAATTCTTCAAGAAGAGCTTTTTCTTTTTTGTTTACAAAGTAAGTGTGGTAAGATTTGAACTCTGCTACAAATTCATCGTAAATTTCTTTATCAATGATAACCGCTTGTTCAGATGCACAGACCATACCATTATCAAATGATTTAGACATAACGATATCGTGTGCAGCTTGGCGGATGTTAGCTGATTTTTCAACATAAGCTGGAACGTTTCCGGCACCTACCCCAAGAGCTGGTTTACCACATGAGTATGCCGCTTTAACCATGGCATTACCACCTGTTGCAAGGATTGTGGCAACACCTTCGTGGTTCATAAGGGCACTAGTTGCTTCCATAGATGGTTCAGTGATCCACTGTACACAGTTTTCAGGAGCTCCTGCTTTAATCGCAGCATCACGAACTATTTGAGCTGCGTGAGCTGATGATTCTTGAGCGGATGGATGGAAGGCAAAGACAATTGGATTACGTGTCTTCAATGAAATCAATGCCTTAAAGATTGCTGTTGATGTTGGGTTTGTTGTAGGAGTGATACCACAAACAACGCCAACTGGTTCAGCGATAAGAGTCAAACCTGTTACATCGTCTTCTTCGATAACACCAACTGTTTTAGTGTGGCGCATGTTGTTTACTACGTGTTCACAAGCAAACAAGTTCTTAGTTGCTTTGTCTTCAAATACACCACGTCCTGTTTCTTCATAGGCATGTAGAGCCAATTCTCCGTGGGCATCCAAAGCTGCCACTGACGCTTTAGCTACGATGTAGTCGACCTGTTCTTGGTCGAGTTTACGCATTTCCTCAAGAGCAACTAAAGCTTTTTGCACCAAGCCGTCGACATGCTTTTCAGCAGCGAGTTTCTTTTCTTCTGGTGTCACAGTTTTTTTATCAGCCATATTTTCCTCCATAGCTTTCAAGGATCGATATCCTTTGTTAATTTTTTCACAAGTTTATTATAACGCATTATTTCAACTTTGTAAACAGTTTCATAAACATTTCA carries:
- the adhE gene encoding bifunctional acetaldehyde-CoA/alcohol dehydrogenase — encoded protein: MADKKTVTPEEKKLAAEKHVDGLVQKALVALEEMRKLDQEQVDYIVAKASVAALDAHGELALHAYEETGRGVFEDKATKNLFACEHVVNNMRHTKTVGVIEEDDVTGLTLIAEPVGVVCGITPTTNPTSTAIFKALISLKTRNPIVFAFHPSAQESSAHAAQIVRDAAIKAGAPENCVQWITEPSMEATSALMNHEGVATILATGGNAMVKAAYSCGKPALGVGAGNVPAYVEKSANIRQAAHDIVMSKSFDNGMVCASEQAVIIDKEIYDEFVAEFKSYHTYFVNKKEKALLEEFCFGVKANSKNCAGAKLNADIVGKPATWIAEQAGFTVPEGTNILAAECKEVGENEPLTREKLSPVIAVLKSESREDGITKARQMVEFNGLGHSAAIHTADEELTKEFGKAVKAIRVICNSPSTFGGIGDVYNAFLPSLTLGCGSYGRNSVGDNVSAINLLNIKKVGRRRNNMQWMKLPSKTYFERDSIQYLQKCRDVERVMIVTDHAMVELGFLDRIIEQLDLRRNKVVYQIFADVEPDPDITTVERGTEIMRAFKPDTIIALGGGSPMDAAKVMWLFYEQPEVDFRDLVQKFMDIRKRAFKFPLLGKKTKFIAIPTTSGTGSEVTPFAVISDKANNRKYPIADYSLTPTVAIVDPALVLTVPGFVAADTGMDVLTHATEAYVSQMASDYTDGLALQAIKLVFENLESSVKNADFHSREKMHNASTIAGMAFANAFLGISHSMAHKIGAQFHTIHGRTNAILLPYVIRYNGTRPAKTATWPKYNYYRADEKYQDIARMLGLPASTPEEGVESYAKAVYELGERVGIQMNFKAQGIDEKEWKEHSRELAFLAYEDQCSPANPRLPMVDHMQEIIEDSYYGYKERPGRRK